A single region of the Austwickia chelonae genome encodes:
- a CDS encoding ABC transporter ATP-binding protein, whose translation MSVAPDVLRTTTGREATRWVLDHCRSRPWLSTATVLTTVTGATLQILPVLLLSRVIDIVTRGEPSSALVTVGIVMFSAVLLGALATAASTYLIGKLGADLLADLREGAVRTVLGLPSSRIEQAGHGDVLSRVGDDVAILSKGIRTAVPTVLSAGVLVTVATIGMFGLDWRLGLAGSCALFAYASALRWYLPRSAPLYREQRIAQADRAQTLISALNGIHTVRAYQLENTFQDKVAHDSSRVKDLGIEVFRFFGRFVGRENRAEFVGLTAILVTGHLLVSAEATSIGAVAAALLAFHRLFTPLGSIMFTFDEAQKSGASLTRLVGVLAESRGERLVGAPDGDAAQPSSCPVTVDAVSFTYPGTDHPVLHEITLTIPAGGSLALVGATGAGKTTLAALVAGIGTPDTGSVHIGSTDLSEVDEATARSLVSVLTQETHLFSGTLADDLRLAAPEADDSTLLSALQLVGADDWVETLPDGLSTLIGEGGEHLDGTKTAHIALARLVLARTPVVVLDESTAEAGSEGASALERAALAACAGRTSLFVAHRLTQAATADRIAVLDAGRIVEEGTHDELVAAGGRYAELWQAWQGRT comes from the coding sequence ATGAGCGTCGCCCCGGACGTCCTACGCACGACCACCGGCCGGGAAGCGACCCGTTGGGTCCTCGACCACTGCCGCAGCAGACCGTGGCTGAGCACCGCGACCGTGCTCACCACAGTGACCGGGGCGACACTCCAGATCCTCCCGGTACTACTGCTCAGCAGAGTGATCGACATCGTGACCAGGGGCGAGCCGAGCTCGGCCCTGGTCACGGTCGGCATCGTGATGTTCTCCGCCGTCCTGCTCGGCGCGCTGGCCACAGCGGCCTCCACCTACCTGATCGGCAAACTCGGCGCCGACCTGCTCGCCGACCTCCGCGAAGGAGCCGTCCGGACCGTCCTGGGACTGCCCAGCTCCCGGATCGAACAAGCCGGGCACGGCGACGTCCTCTCCCGGGTCGGCGACGACGTCGCCATCCTCTCCAAAGGCATCCGCACCGCCGTCCCCACCGTGCTCTCCGCGGGTGTCCTGGTCACCGTCGCCACCATCGGCATGTTCGGGCTGGACTGGCGACTCGGCCTCGCCGGATCCTGTGCCCTGTTCGCCTACGCCTCGGCGCTGCGCTGGTACCTGCCCCGATCCGCACCCCTCTACCGGGAACAACGAATCGCGCAGGCCGACCGGGCCCAAACACTGATCAGCGCACTCAACGGCATCCACACCGTACGGGCCTACCAGCTGGAGAACACCTTCCAGGACAAGGTCGCCCACGACTCCTCCCGCGTGAAAGACCTCGGGATCGAAGTCTTCCGCTTCTTCGGACGATTCGTCGGCCGGGAGAACCGCGCAGAGTTCGTCGGACTGACCGCGATCCTCGTCACCGGACACCTCCTCGTGAGCGCCGAGGCAACCAGCATCGGCGCGGTCGCCGCCGCACTCCTGGCCTTCCACCGGCTCTTCACCCCGCTGGGATCGATCATGTTCACCTTCGACGAGGCCCAGAAATCGGGGGCAAGCCTGACCCGGCTCGTCGGAGTGCTTGCAGAATCTCGCGGGGAACGCCTGGTCGGCGCACCGGACGGTGACGCTGCGCAGCCGTCATCGTGCCCGGTCACCGTCGACGCAGTGAGCTTCACCTACCCCGGGACCGACCATCCGGTGCTCCACGAGATCACGTTGACGATCCCGGCCGGGGGGTCACTGGCACTGGTGGGAGCGACCGGAGCCGGTAAAACCACGCTGGCCGCACTCGTCGCCGGCATCGGCACCCCCGACACCGGAAGCGTGCACATCGGCTCCACCGACCTGTCCGAGGTGGACGAGGCCACCGCCAGATCCCTGGTGAGCGTCCTGACACAGGAGACGCATCTCTTCTCCGGGACCCTGGCCGACGACCTGCGCCTGGCGGCACCGGAAGCCGACGACTCGACCCTGCTCAGCGCTCTGCAACTCGTCGGAGCCGACGACTGGGTCGAGACACTGCCCGACGGGCTGTCCACCCTGATCGGCGAAGGCGGGGAACACCTGGACGGAACCAAGACGGCCCACATCGCCCTGGCCCGGCTGGTCCTGGCGCGCACCCCCGTCGTCGTGCTCGACGAATCCACCGCCGAGGCCGGCAGCGAAGGGGCCTCCGCCTTGGAGCGGGCCGCGCTCGCAGCCTGCGCCGGGCGGACCTCGCTGTTCGTGGCCCATCGGTTGACCCAGGCGGCTACCGCCGACCGGATCGCCGTCCTGGACGCGGGACGGATCGTCGAAGAGGGGACACATGACGAACTCGTCGCAGCGGGCGGACGTTACGCCGAGCTTTGGCAGGCCTGGCAAGGCCGAACTTAG